From Amphritea atlantica, a single genomic window includes:
- the dinG gene encoding ATP-dependent DNA helicase DinG, giving the protein MLSEEIKKEIQGAYRRFLESRQLKPRMGQKQMIAEVAKVLGAILEDEKSHRLGEQHVSVIEAGTGTGKTIGYLLAVLPIARAKGKKVVLSTATVALQEQLLNKDLPEVAEHAGLSFSFGLAKGRGRYFCISKAEQHLDAHGATGQQALYEDELSLRLDSDTVEFYKSLLNEFASGRWDGDRDNLTQDISDQDWMPLTSDHLQCTNRRCSNFSACSFFKARKDLDQAECVIANHDIVLADLALGGGAILPDPSETIYIFDEGHHLSDKASGHFSFNLRLKSTERWLQGTVKQLDKMLEQAGNPQLLSDYVQQQRKPAEDLQVVLNNWAELIRPILMDDSFKRPKERFRYTGGVVPDEVKQFGLQVEHLGARMAAKMEMILDLLKESLDGEGGIDRQPAEIWYPRVGMMVARLQNITGLGRSMGHPDAENSTPTARWLSLAETAQGYDFECSTAPVSAAEMLRMNLWQHCYAAVVTSATLTALGRFDRLLADLGLPAETSCFSLPSPFDHYNAAELYVPPMKVEANDAELHTQAVADYLNAELNTDSGTLVLFSSWRQMRSVLASLDEKLNNRVLSQGDFSKNEILKRHKTAIDEGRGSVIFGLASFTEGVDLPGDYLTEVIITKIPFSVPDDPVDATMAEWIEQHGGNPFMEWSVPMASVRLTQAAGRLLRTEQDRGRIVLLDRRVVTRRYGRQLLDSLPPFRRNIS; this is encoded by the coding sequence GTGCTTTCAGAAGAGATTAAAAAAGAGATACAGGGAGCGTACAGGCGGTTTCTGGAAAGTCGTCAGCTTAAGCCCCGGATGGGTCAGAAGCAGATGATTGCTGAGGTGGCCAAGGTGTTGGGAGCGATTCTTGAGGATGAGAAATCTCATCGCCTGGGTGAGCAGCATGTCAGCGTGATTGAGGCGGGGACGGGTACCGGTAAAACGATCGGTTATCTTCTCGCGGTATTGCCAATCGCCAGGGCTAAGGGAAAGAAGGTTGTGCTTTCAACCGCGACGGTTGCATTGCAGGAGCAGCTGTTGAATAAAGACCTTCCTGAGGTTGCTGAACATGCCGGATTGTCTTTCAGTTTCGGGCTGGCCAAAGGGCGGGGCCGTTATTTCTGTATCAGTAAAGCAGAGCAGCATCTTGATGCCCATGGTGCGACCGGTCAGCAGGCGCTGTATGAAGACGAACTGTCACTACGGTTGGACAGTGATACCGTCGAGTTCTATAAAAGCCTGCTCAACGAGTTTGCTTCCGGGCGCTGGGATGGTGACAGGGATAACCTGACCCAGGATATCAGTGATCAGGATTGGATGCCGCTTACCAGTGACCACCTCCAGTGTACAAACCGGCGTTGCAGTAATTTTTCTGCCTGCAGCTTTTTTAAGGCGCGCAAAGACCTTGATCAGGCTGAATGTGTGATCGCTAATCATGATATCGTTCTGGCTGATCTTGCGCTTGGCGGCGGTGCGATTCTGCCGGACCCTTCCGAGACTATCTATATATTTGATGAGGGGCACCACCTGTCCGATAAGGCCAGTGGTCATTTTTCCTTTAATCTGCGCCTGAAATCAACTGAGCGCTGGCTACAGGGGACAGTCAAGCAACTGGATAAAATGCTTGAGCAAGCCGGTAATCCGCAGCTACTGAGTGATTATGTCCAGCAACAGCGAAAACCGGCAGAAGACCTTCAGGTTGTGTTGAATAACTGGGCTGAGCTGATCCGACCGATCCTGATGGATGATTCTTTTAAACGACCGAAAGAGCGGTTTCGCTATACCGGAGGGGTGGTTCCCGATGAGGTTAAGCAGTTCGGCTTGCAGGTTGAGCACCTCGGTGCCCGGATGGCGGCAAAGATGGAGATGATTCTTGATCTGCTCAAGGAGTCTCTTGATGGCGAGGGGGGGATTGATCGCCAACCGGCTGAAATCTGGTATCCCCGAGTTGGCATGATGGTTGCCAGGTTACAGAATATTACCGGTCTTGGCCGATCGATGGGGCATCCGGATGCCGAGAACAGCACTCCGACTGCCCGTTGGCTCAGCCTGGCAGAAACGGCTCAGGGGTATGACTTCGAATGTAGTACTGCGCCGGTATCCGCCGCTGAGATGCTGCGGATGAACCTTTGGCAGCACTGTTACGCAGCGGTGGTAACCTCGGCTACACTGACTGCACTGGGGCGTTTTGACCGGCTGCTGGCTGATCTTGGTTTGCCAGCGGAAACGTCCTGCTTTAGTCTGCCCAGCCCCTTCGATCACTACAATGCTGCTGAACTCTACGTACCGCCGATGAAAGTTGAGGCAAATGATGCTGAGCTACATACTCAGGCCGTTGCCGATTACCTCAATGCCGAACTGAATACCGATTCCGGCACTCTGGTGTTGTTCAGTTCCTGGCGGCAAATGAGATCAGTGCTTGCCAGTCTCGACGAAAAGCTCAACAATAGGGTGTTGTCACAGGGTGATTTCAGTAAAAATGAGATTCTGAAGCGCCATAAGACTGCAATTGACGAGGGGCGGGGGAGTGTTATCTTCGGCCTTGCTTCTTTTACTGAAGGGGTCGACCTTCCCGGTGACTATCTCACCGAAGTGATTATTACCAAGATCCCCTTTAGTGTGCCGGATGATCCGGTAGACGCCACCATGGCTGAGTGGATTGAGCAGCATGGGGGTAACCCTTTTATGGAATGGTCAGTGCCGATGGCATCGGTGCGATTAACTCAGGCCGCTGGACGGCTGCTGCGAACCGAGCAGGACAGGGGAAGAATCGTACTGCTGGACCGGCGTGTGGTAACCCGGCGTTATGGCCGGCAACTGCTGGACTCACTGCCACCATTCCGAAGAAATATTAGCTAA
- the lexA gene encoding transcriptional repressor LexA codes for MMKLTQRQTDVLECIKKCISTTGYPPTRADIAKELGFKSANAAEEHLKALARKGAIEMIPGTSRGIRIPGFDDDAGLPIVGQVAAGEPILAQENVEDRITIAPDFFHPQADYLLRVRGTSMKNVGILDGDLLAVHQCQNAKNGEIVVARIDNDVTVKRFKREGNLVYLIAENEEFEPIVVDLQTQELSIEGLGVGVIRRGQ; via the coding sequence ATCATGAAACTGACACAACGCCAAACAGATGTACTTGAATGCATAAAAAAATGCATCAGCACTACAGGATATCCGCCTACCCGTGCGGATATTGCCAAAGAACTGGGGTTCAAATCAGCTAACGCTGCAGAAGAACACCTCAAGGCACTTGCACGCAAAGGTGCCATTGAGATGATTCCCGGTACTTCACGAGGCATCCGGATTCCCGGCTTTGATGATGACGCCGGACTGCCAATCGTTGGTCAGGTTGCTGCCGGGGAGCCCATCCTGGCACAGGAGAATGTCGAGGACCGGATTACAATCGCGCCTGATTTTTTCCATCCACAGGCTGACTACCTGCTCAGAGTTCGCGGCACCAGCATGAAAAATGTTGGCATTCTTGATGGCGACCTGCTCGCAGTACATCAGTGTCAGAATGCAAAAAATGGTGAAATCGTCGTAGCACGTATCGACAACGACGTTACCGTTAAACGATTTAAACGCGAAGGTAACCTTGTTTATCTGATCGCAGAAAACGAAGAGTTTGAGCCTATTGTGGTCGACCTGCAAACGCAGGAACTCTCAATTGAAGGCCTCGGCGTCGGGGTTATCAGAAGAGGACAGTAA
- a CDS encoding YdiU family protein, translating to MMKWSGLDQLQLGDRFAELPESFYCRVQPQPLKNPHLVAFSTDAASLIGLDPSTTPQQLSEYFGGQRLLNGSEPLATVYSGHQFGGYTPQLGDGRALLLGDLAGGDGQRWELQLKGSGKTPFSRHGDGRAALRSVIREYLGSEALAALGVPTTRALCIIGSETQIYRESIEFGASMVRLSPSHIRFGHFEFFYYTRRPDQLRQLADFVIRHHYPHCSEAANPCLAMYSEVVERTARLVAQWQALGFCHGVMNTDNMSILGLTLDYGPFGFLDEYQPDYISNRTDEHGRYAYHQQPSVAMWNCVCLAQSLTGLVKKSDLEAALNRFQPIYAVAYTEQMKRRLGIEGRDVQDGALIEEFIQLLEQAKADYNFTFLALEQAVAGEAEAITTLLGDNQRVSDWLSRYLGRINNNAADLMRQYNPRVVLRNYLAQQVIEPAEQGRFSELAELHSALRTPFLEGANRYSQPIPDWGKNVSLSCSS from the coding sequence ATGATGAAGTGGTCTGGACTGGATCAGCTGCAACTCGGTGACCGGTTTGCAGAGTTGCCGGAATCATTTTACTGCAGGGTTCAGCCTCAACCTCTGAAAAATCCGCATCTGGTTGCCTTCAGCACGGATGCGGCCTCGCTTATCGGTCTTGATCCCAGTACGACCCCTCAACAGCTAAGCGAGTACTTTGGGGGGCAGCGGTTGCTCAATGGCAGTGAGCCATTAGCGACGGTGTATTCAGGGCATCAGTTTGGCGGATATACCCCTCAGTTGGGCGATGGCCGGGCGCTTTTACTTGGAGATCTGGCGGGAGGTGATGGGCAGCGCTGGGAACTGCAGCTGAAGGGCAGCGGCAAGACTCCCTTCTCCCGACATGGTGATGGTCGGGCAGCGTTACGCTCGGTCATTCGCGAATATCTCGGCAGCGAAGCGCTGGCTGCACTGGGCGTGCCTACAACCCGGGCATTGTGCATCATTGGCAGTGAAACCCAGATCTACCGTGAGTCGATAGAGTTTGGTGCTTCAATGGTGCGCCTCAGTCCAAGTCATATACGCTTTGGCCATTTTGAATTTTTCTATTACACCCGTCGTCCCGATCAGCTAAGGCAGTTGGCGGACTTTGTTATCCGGCATCATTATCCTCACTGCTCAGAAGCCGCTAACCCCTGTCTTGCAATGTACTCTGAGGTAGTTGAGCGGACTGCCCGGCTGGTCGCTCAATGGCAGGCACTAGGGTTCTGTCATGGCGTTATGAATACCGACAATATGTCTATTCTGGGGCTGACGCTGGATTACGGTCCCTTCGGTTTTCTGGATGAATATCAGCCAGACTATATCAGTAATCGCACCGACGAGCATGGGCGTTACGCCTATCATCAGCAGCCCTCCGTTGCGATGTGGAACTGTGTTTGTCTGGCCCAGAGCCTGACCGGTCTGGTGAAGAAGTCAGACCTGGAGGCGGCACTTAACCGCTTTCAGCCCATTTATGCGGTTGCCTATACCGAGCAGATGAAACGGCGCCTGGGTATCGAGGGCAGGGATGTGCAGGATGGTGCATTGATTGAGGAGTTTATTCAGCTGCTGGAGCAGGCTAAAGCTGATTATAATTTCACTTTCCTGGCGTTGGAGCAAGCGGTCGCAGGAGAGGCTGAAGCTATTACGACTCTGTTGGGAGATAATCAGCGGGTCAGTGACTGGCTTAGTCGTTATCTGGGTCGGATCAATAACAATGCGGCTGATCTGATGCGTCAGTATAACCCCAGGGTTGTGCTGCGTAACTATCTGGCTCAGCAGGTTATTGAACCGGCAGAACAGGGACGTTTTAGTGAGCTGGCTGAGCTGCACTCGGCACTACGGACTCCCTTTTTAGAGGGGGCGAACAGGTATTCTCAGCCGATTCCTGATTGGGGTAAAAATGTATCGCTCAGCTGTTCATCCTGA
- a CDS encoding alpha/beta hydrolase yields the protein MNKTPVTEELRFEVNGHQIAAKCWGDRCATPVLALHGWLDNAATFNRLAPQLRGIRLIALDLMGHGYSDHRPASMPYYIWDNVMDVLGVADQLGLEQVSLIGHSMGASIASLIAGAFPERINKLVLIEGIAPLVTDPQDTAEQMAVAIKKRIRLQGRVQKAYSDYESAVKARMNGRWPVDSEAAKWLVERGLEQRTGGYYWRSDANLMLPSVMRMSELQVESFLRRVVAATLLILGENGIPQSDRRISLVRNIRTERLAGGHHLHLEEQAAGLIATLINEFNLD from the coding sequence ATGAACAAGACTCCGGTTACGGAAGAGCTCAGGTTTGAAGTCAATGGCCACCAGATTGCGGCAAAGTGCTGGGGCGATCGTTGTGCCACTCCGGTGCTGGCACTTCACGGCTGGCTGGATAACGCTGCGACCTTTAATCGTCTGGCGCCACAGCTAAGGGGAATACGGTTGATTGCCCTGGATCTGATGGGGCACGGCTATTCTGACCACCGGCCAGCGTCAATGCCCTATTATATCTGGGATAATGTTATGGATGTGCTCGGCGTGGCTGATCAACTGGGGCTGGAGCAGGTCTCTCTGATTGGTCACTCCATGGGGGCCAGCATCGCATCGCTGATTGCCGGTGCTTTCCCCGAGAGGATCAATAAACTGGTGTTGATCGAGGGTATTGCACCGCTGGTAACCGATCCGCAAGACACTGCAGAGCAGATGGCGGTAGCAATTAAAAAACGTATTCGCCTGCAGGGGCGGGTACAGAAAGCTTATAGTGACTATGAATCAGCGGTTAAAGCCCGCATGAATGGCCGGTGGCCGGTGGATTCAGAGGCTGCCAAATGGTTGGTTGAGAGGGGACTGGAGCAACGCACTGGCGGATACTATTGGCGCAGTGATGCCAATCTGATGCTGCCCTCGGTAATGCGTATGTCAGAACTTCAGGTGGAAAGCTTTCTCAGGCGAGTAGTCGCTGCAACACTGCTTATTCTGGGTGAAAATGGTATACCTCAAAGTGATCGGCGAATCTCTCTTGTGCGTAACATCAGAACAGAACGACTGGCAGGCGGCCATCATCTGCATCTCGAGGAGCAGGCGGCCGGGCTAATTGCTACACTGATTAATGAGTTTAATCTGGATTAA
- a CDS encoding NAD(P)H-dependent glycerol-3-phosphate dehydrogenase, whose amino-acid sequence MTGRVKVAVLGGGSFGTVIANLIGSKGEQVNLWMRNAERAEEINRTHENSRYLPGRQLSENLLATADLQQALADAEIIFVSIPSQSFRDVICQAKPFLRSDQIVVSTTKGIEANSFSLMSQILAEELPDNPIGVISGPNLAKEIVQQQLTATVIASEDERVRTAVQEILHCAFFRVYASTDMYGVELGGTLKNIYAIASGLSAALGMGENTKSMLMTRSLAEMSRFAVQLGANPMTFLGLAGVGDLIVTCSSPLSRNYRVGYALGEGKSLEDAVESLGEVAEGVNTLRYVKEKADELEIYMPLVSGLYEVVFNHAPVSQVAKMMMLNTQSSDVEFVLPRADI is encoded by the coding sequence ATGACAGGCAGGGTAAAAGTTGCGGTGCTGGGTGGTGGCAGTTTTGGTACTGTGATAGCAAATCTGATTGGCAGTAAGGGCGAACAGGTTAACCTGTGGATGCGCAATGCCGAGCGGGCCGAAGAGATTAACCGTACCCACGAAAACAGTCGCTACCTTCCGGGTCGCCAGCTATCGGAAAATCTGTTAGCGACTGCTGATCTGCAGCAGGCGCTGGCGGATGCTGAAATAATATTTGTATCTATCCCCAGTCAGTCGTTTCGGGATGTGATCTGTCAGGCAAAGCCATTTCTACGATCTGATCAGATAGTCGTGAGCACCACCAAAGGGATTGAAGCCAACAGCTTTAGTCTGATGAGTCAGATTCTTGCTGAAGAGTTACCCGATAATCCCATCGGCGTGATCAGTGGACCGAATCTGGCGAAGGAAATCGTGCAGCAGCAGCTCACCGCTACGGTGATCGCCAGTGAGGACGAGCGGGTCCGAACCGCAGTGCAGGAGATTCTTCACTGTGCGTTCTTTCGCGTCTACGCCAGTACCGATATGTACGGTGTCGAGCTGGGAGGTACCCTTAAAAATATCTACGCCATCGCCTCAGGCCTGAGTGCTGCGCTGGGGATGGGGGAAAATACCAAAAGCATGCTGATGACCCGGAGTCTGGCGGAAATGAGCCGCTTTGCCGTACAGCTGGGAGCTAATCCGATGACGTTTCTCGGCTTAGCCGGGGTGGGCGATCTGATTGTCACCTGCTCATCCCCTCTGAGCCGCAATTATCGGGTTGGTTATGCGCTTGGTGAGGGGAAGAGTCTGGAGGACGCTGTGGAGTCGCTGGGGGAGGTTGCTGAGGGTGTTAATACGTTGCGCTATGTTAAGGAGAAGGCGGATGAACTGGAGATCTACATGCCCCTGGTCAGCGGCCTGTATGAGGTGGTATTCAATCATGCGCCAGTATCTCAGGTAGCGAAGATGATGATGCTGAATACTCAGAGTAGCGATGTCGAGTTTGTTCTGCCAAGAGCCGATATCTGA
- a CDS encoding DUF4892 domain-containing protein, whose amino-acid sequence MRIQAFLQVLLMLLLSGTVQAESDVSGSSDPRQLPRFPLSWIVGYNTRVVPEYALATGPMRKIEGVISPELDKRIKGELTRITYRVPDIHTPDQVFSYYLEQLKSMQAKILFQCSSRQCGSSNQWANNYFEVAELYGLDRSQFFLSASAGNLQLALYTVKRGNRRVYVHFDLIEPLKQTAESVAADLQQQGFSWLSDAEQLEPLIDFMINNPQQQILVGSYNRSEGSAIDELLERSNNAALEVKDLLIEAGIDAGRIDSVGVGPALPVADREEASGVWIQLR is encoded by the coding sequence ATGAGGATTCAAGCATTTTTACAGGTATTGTTGATGCTGCTGCTGAGCGGTACTGTTCAGGCTGAGAGTGATGTCAGTGGCAGTAGTGATCCCCGTCAGCTTCCCAGATTTCCGTTAAGCTGGATCGTCGGTTATAACACCCGGGTGGTTCCCGAATACGCCCTCGCGACCGGGCCGATGAGGAAGATTGAAGGGGTTATTTCGCCTGAACTGGATAAACGCATTAAGGGCGAGCTTACCCGTATTACCTACAGAGTTCCGGATATCCATACACCGGATCAGGTGTTCAGTTACTATCTGGAACAACTGAAAAGCATGCAGGCGAAAATTCTTTTCCAATGCAGCAGTCGCCAGTGTGGCAGTAGTAATCAGTGGGCAAACAACTATTTTGAAGTGGCTGAACTCTATGGTCTGGACCGGAGCCAGTTTTTTCTGTCGGCCAGTGCCGGAAATCTGCAGCTGGCCCTGTATACGGTCAAGCGGGGCAACCGGCGGGTCTATGTGCATTTTGATCTGATTGAACCGCTTAAACAGACCGCAGAAAGTGTGGCTGCGGATCTGCAACAACAGGGGTTTAGCTGGCTGAGTGATGCTGAACAGCTGGAGCCTCTGATCGATTTTATGATTAATAATCCACAACAGCAGATTTTAGTTGGGAGTTACAACAGGTCGGAGGGGAGTGCTATCGATGAGCTTCTGGAGCGCAGTAACAATGCCGCTCTGGAGGTTAAGGATCTGTTGATCGAAGCCGGTATTGACGCCGGCCGAATCGATAGCGTTGGCGTTGGGCCGGCACTACCGGTTGCTGATCGGGAGGAAGCTTCAGGGGTGTGGATTCAGTTACGTTGA
- a CDS encoding O-antigen ligase C-terminal domain-containing protein — MTNKISQIKPQQAGLWLLGILFIPATLFFQPNLGGEGMSISHNISVWIAAVLVISAATLLMLRDKQFNYPTLWLAMAALPLGMTLLGFIVENFLPTEWLFRQLYILGGFMFVIALFQFRFSPRDIQRSLIIILIAGIAHGLYGISQILWPGILPLVITPSNKIPYSIFQQINIHASFQATMLMVALFLLSRPLTLKSRPMVILLLLTSIFLSCFIVAFSGSRTGLLSAIAGTLILLICNWRSFLRRKPLMLAVIIAIAAALFMGNQGLDRSTTKLGDLSKRSSEGVANAGSNSRINIYTIAYEVFKQQPLSGHGIGSFQKVWHDQKVDYLKRFPDANLPPDRLSHPHNELMFWLVEGGLIAIAGILISVIAVIYAAFKCGWRRGLSYIALLIPIGLHTQVELPLYISNVPWFLMLFLIFLVLRHGTKTTPLTLSRSAEITTGITAVVLFLSVTLVMLQTVKANSGIIRFLQGRMTEPALLKPALSNPFFKDTAELYLMRTLLLRELNAGHGRFAPQFIQWAVPYIEYAPIPQLYIDLSRAYIAIGEKEKAVQTIEDGQARYPKNKGLNESVRLIKKAAGMTPQAAESSATATTSISTSVATSAAAPARQPETPAQ, encoded by the coding sequence ATGACTAACAAAATATCACAGATCAAACCGCAACAAGCGGGGTTGTGGCTCCTGGGTATTCTGTTTATTCCTGCGACACTCTTCTTTCAGCCAAACCTTGGTGGCGAAGGGATGTCGATTTCACACAATATTTCTGTCTGGATCGCTGCGGTTTTAGTGATATCCGCTGCCACCCTGCTGATGCTGAGAGACAAACAGTTTAACTATCCGACGTTATGGCTGGCTATGGCAGCGCTGCCGCTTGGCATGACTCTTCTCGGTTTTATCGTGGAAAATTTCCTGCCGACCGAGTGGCTGTTCCGCCAGCTCTATATACTGGGCGGCTTTATGTTTGTGATCGCCCTGTTCCAGTTTCGTTTCTCGCCCAGAGATATTCAGCGGAGCCTGATCATCATACTGATCGCAGGTATTGCGCACGGACTGTATGGTATTTCGCAAATCCTCTGGCCCGGCATCCTGCCATTGGTTATAACGCCCAGCAACAAAATCCCCTACAGTATTTTTCAACAGATCAATATTCATGCATCGTTTCAGGCAACGATGTTGATGGTAGCATTGTTCCTGCTCAGCCGGCCGCTTACCTTAAAATCGCGGCCAATGGTGATTCTGTTACTGCTGACAAGCATCTTTCTGAGCTGCTTTATTGTGGCATTTTCCGGCTCTCGTACCGGTCTGCTGTCTGCCATCGCCGGAACTCTGATACTGCTGATCTGCAACTGGCGCAGCTTTCTGCGACGTAAACCATTAATGCTCGCCGTAATAATCGCCATCGCTGCCGCATTGTTTATGGGCAATCAGGGGCTTGATCGCAGCACAACCAAGCTCGGTGATCTCTCCAAAAGAAGCAGTGAAGGTGTCGCCAACGCTGGCTCTAACAGCCGCATCAATATCTATACAATAGCCTATGAGGTGTTTAAACAGCAGCCCCTCAGCGGGCACGGCATCGGTAGTTTTCAAAAAGTCTGGCATGACCAGAAAGTGGATTACCTGAAACGTTTTCCGGACGCCAACCTCCCTCCCGACCGTCTCAGTCATCCGCATAATGAACTGATGTTCTGGCTGGTGGAAGGCGGCCTGATCGCCATAGCGGGTATTCTGATCTCCGTTATTGCGGTCATCTATGCCGCGTTCAAGTGCGGCTGGCGCCGCGGACTGAGTTATATTGCGCTACTGATTCCAATTGGTTTGCATACCCAGGTAGAGCTACCCCTCTATATCAGTAACGTACCCTGGTTCCTGATGCTATTCCTCATCTTTTTAGTGTTGCGACATGGCACTAAAACAACACCCCTGACACTCAGCCGTTCCGCCGAGATAACCACCGGAATAACTGCTGTCGTCCTGTTTCTGAGCGTGACGCTGGTTATGCTTCAGACAGTGAAGGCCAACAGCGGCATTATCCGTTTTTTACAGGGCCGCATGACAGAGCCAGCACTGCTGAAGCCTGCTTTGAGCAACCCGTTTTTCAAGGACACCGCCGAGTTGTATCTCATGCGCACGCTGCTTTTACGCGAACTGAACGCCGGGCATGGACGTTTCGCCCCTCAGTTTATCCAGTGGGCGGTGCCCTATATTGAATACGCCCCGATTCCCCAGCTCTATATAGATCTCTCCCGGGCGTATATTGCGATCGGGGAAAAAGAGAAAGCGGTGCAAACCATTGAGGACGGCCAGGCCCGTTACCCCAAAAATAAAGGATTGAATGAAAGTGTGCGGTTGATAAAAAAAGCGGCAGGAATGACACCGCAAGCGGCAGAAAGCAGTGCTACGGCCACTACCAGTATATCAACTAGCGTAGCAACCTCTGCAGCTGCCCCAGCCCGGCAGCCGGAAACTCCAGCTCAATAA
- the sixA gene encoding phosphohistidine phosphatase SixA, producing MRLLLLRHGEAGFDATTDELRSLTANGRLQLRQMLLQYSLELAGVQRILHSPYLRTCQTAELVRDVRPVNSESLNLLTPESSPKEVVDWLSVQSDDSLLLVTHQPLIGLLVSLLCEGNLTRPEPMLPGALAIIELEFPAAGLGQLQRLLR from the coding sequence ATGCGCTTGCTTCTGTTGCGGCACGGTGAAGCAGGTTTTGATGCAACGACCGATGAGCTGCGCAGCCTGACTGCCAATGGTCGCTTGCAGCTGCGACAGATGTTGCTGCAGTACTCATTGGAACTGGCGGGGGTGCAACGTATTCTGCATAGCCCTTATCTCCGAACCTGTCAGACGGCTGAGCTGGTCCGGGACGTCCGGCCGGTTAACTCTGAATCTCTGAATCTGCTGACGCCGGAATCATCACCTAAGGAGGTGGTGGACTGGTTAAGCGTGCAGTCCGATGACAGTCTGCTTCTGGTAACTCACCAGCCGCTGATCGGTTTGCTGGTCTCCCTGTTGTGTGAAGGAAATCTGACCCGCCCGGAACCGATGTTACCGGGCGCTCTGGCGATTATTGAGCTGGAGTTTCCGGCTGCCGGGCTGGGGCAGCTGCAGAGGTTGCTACGCTAG
- the rhlB gene encoding ATP-dependent RNA helicase RhlB codes for MTLLKKLFKRSDESASQEDQATLAAPAVKQTAAATPAKNSRAPGPSGRSADKSDRSNASKSGRVQPAVAKSEEKKPAPVTPWRREDFAVEPVEGKKRFHDFDLPDDVMHAIADLNFKYCSDIQAATLVESLEGRDIIGKAQTGTGKTAAFLISIITDLLDYPLEYKPAKGVPRALIIAPTRELALQIASDAEELGKYANIGVVALVGGMDYDKQRKQLAARPVEILVATPGRLIDFVRSSDVDLGDVEVLVLDEADRMLSMGFIPDVRTIIRHTPRKGDRQTLLYSATFTDDVMNLASQWTIDAKVIEIAPEQKSTDSVEQLVYLVSRKDKYKLLRNFMQLNQLERVIVFGNRRDETRRLAERLQKDGLKASLMSGEITQQKRVKTLEDFRNGKINILVATDVAGRGIHVDGVSHVINYALPEDADDYVHRIGRTGRAGSTGTSISFATEDDSFLLPEIEEVAGVKMKCVYPDPNLLEPV; via the coding sequence ATAACTTTGTTAAAGAAACTATTCAAACGTTCAGACGAAAGCGCATCTCAGGAAGATCAGGCAACACTTGCTGCACCTGCGGTAAAGCAAACCGCTGCGGCAACACCTGCAAAGAACAGCCGTGCCCCTGGGCCTTCAGGCCGCAGTGCTGACAAATCTGATCGATCCAACGCTTCAAAATCAGGCCGGGTACAGCCTGCAGTGGCTAAGTCTGAAGAGAAAAAACCTGCGCCAGTAACGCCCTGGCGGCGTGAAGATTTTGCAGTAGAGCCGGTTGAAGGCAAAAAACGCTTCCATGATTTTGATCTGCCCGATGATGTAATGCATGCCATTGCTGATCTGAATTTCAAATACTGTTCTGACATTCAGGCGGCAACGCTGGTGGAATCCCTCGAAGGACGGGATATAATCGGCAAAGCGCAGACCGGCACCGGTAAAACCGCCGCATTTCTGATCAGCATTATCACCGACCTGCTTGATTATCCGCTGGAGTATAAACCTGCTAAAGGTGTTCCCAGAGCTTTGATTATAGCGCCTACCCGGGAGCTGGCTCTGCAGATCGCTTCGGATGCTGAAGAGCTGGGCAAGTATGCCAATATCGGGGTGGTGGCACTGGTTGGCGGGATGGATTATGACAAGCAGCGTAAGCAGCTGGCTGCCCGTCCGGTTGAAATTCTGGTGGCCACGCCGGGTCGCCTGATTGATTTTGTGCGATCATCTGATGTCGATCTTGGTGATGTTGAGGTGTTGGTGCTGGATGAGGCCGACCGGATGCTGAGTATGGGCTTTATTCCCGATGTTCGAACTATTATTCGTCACACACCGCGTAAAGGTGATCGTCAGACACTGCTTTATAGTGCAACCTTCACCGATGATGTGATGAACCTTGCAAGCCAATGGACCATCGATGCGAAGGTGATTGAAATCGCTCCGGAGCAGAAAAGTACTGACTCTGTTGAGCAGTTGGTCTATCTGGTGTCGCGTAAGGATAAATACAAACTTCTGCGCAACTTCATGCAACTCAATCAGCTTGAGCGGGTGATTGTGTTTGGTAATCGTCGTGATGAAACCCGGCGTCTGGCGGAAAGACTACAGAAAGATGGCCTGAAAGCTTCATTGATGTCCGGTGAGATTACTCAGCAGAAGCGGGTTAAAACCCTGGAAGATTTCCGTAATGGTAAGATTAATATTCTGGTAGCCACCGATGTTGCCGGACGTGGTATCCATGTTGACGGAGTCAGCCATGTTATTAATTACGCATTGCCTGAGGATGCGGATGACTATGTTCATCGTATTGGCCGGACAGGCCGGGCAGGTTCTACCGGCACATCGATCAGCTTTGCCACCGAAGACGACTCATTCCTGTTACCCGAGATAGAGGAGGTTGCCGGGGTGAAGATGAAATGTGTCTATCCGGATCCAAACCTGCTTGAGCCTGTATAA